The window AACCGAATCAGCAACTAAGTATGTAACTAAGTACCTAGCTAAAACCGCAGTCCTTAGCGGGTAGTTCAGTCTTTGTTTGCAACTGTGGACATGCCAGACGGCGCATAATCGTCTGAAATAACGAGTAAATATGCAATCATCTCAATATACTCCCCATTAATTTTTTTAAAATCAGTCAATTGTCCAAGTTTTAATTGGACGTTCTAAATATACTATATATGAGTATATTATTTTGACTCTGCCAGATCCTCATGAGAAATTGCGCTTAAATTTTTGATTTTGACCGCGCTGCTCATATGTCTCACGTTTTTCTTGGGTTGTGGATTGGCAATTTATACCTTCCTCCATCTTCTGCAAAACCGTTCAATTTAGCTAGTACAGCGGTTCATATGCCACTTATCCAAATTTCGGATATTTCTCATCAGCATTTAAAACGTGCACATTCTTTTTTCTGTAATTTTTAGCTAAACACATGGGTATATGTGAGGAGCTACTTTCACTACCCATCGTAAGTCGTTAATTTATTGGAATATTCTCTTTTTCATTAGATTAGGTATGTGCGCTAAGTCCTTGACTTCATTAAAGAATTTCAAAAATTCATACTTAAATTCGCTTGACCCGCTTCAAGCGATCCTCTAAAGTGGGCAATAGTGTGAAAAAGTGTATTTTTGTGGTGAAAATAAAGTTTCTGAAAAGAATAATTCAGTAATTTGATCAAGATAAAAGGTTCAACGTGTTCCAAGGGGCGTCCTCACTCAATCTCGATGCAAAAGGCAGAATGACAGTTCCTGCCCGGCATCGCGACGCTCTCAGCCTGCAATGTGAAGGCCGTATCACTTTAACCCGTCATCCAGATGGTTGCTTGCTACTTTTTCCGCGCCCGACGTGGGAGGCGCACCGCGAGAAGATTGCTGCCTGGCCGATCCAGGCGCGTGATTGGAAGCGTATTTTTTTAGGCAATGCCTCGGACGTCGAGATGGATGGCGCTGGCCGCATCCTCGTAGCACCTGAATTACGCACCGCTGTCAACATGCAGCGTGATGTGATGTTGCTCGGCATGGGCACCCATTTTGAAATTTGGGATGCTGCCCGCCTCGCCGAGAACGAAACCAAAGCCATTGCCAGCGGGGCGCCTGACGCGCTCAGCAATTTCTCCTTCTGAGCGGCACAATGACTTTGACCTTAGCAGAAGATTACAAACACCAGACCGTGTTGCTGGATGAGGCTGTTGAGGCCTTGGACTTGACTGGCGAACGCGCCGCAGCTGTGATTGTTGACGGTACCTTTGGGCGTGGCGGACATAGTCGCAAAATCTTGCAACACTTAAATTCCTCCGGTCGGCTGATTGCATTTGACAAAGACACACAGGCGATTGCCAGTGCACAGCAAATTATTGATCCCCGTTTTGAAATCGTACACGACAGTTTTGCCACCATGGCAGAGGCTTTGCAAGAGCGCGATGTACGACAAGTGGATGGGATTTTGATGGATTTAGGCATCTCGTCGCCGCAAGTGGATGACGCGAGCCGCGGTTTTAGTTTTAGGGCAGATGGGCCGCTGGACATGCGCATGGATACCACTCGTGGCATCTCCGCAGCGGAGTGGCTGGCGACTGAAGATGAACAAATAATCAGGGAGGTTATAAAAAATTATGGGGAAGAACGGTTTGCTTTTCAGATTGCAAAGGCGATTGTTGCTCGCCGGGCGGTCCAGTCCATTTCAAGTACTCGACAACTTGCCGAGATCGTCGCAAACACCGTCAAAACTCGCGAGAAGGGCAAAGACCCGGCAACTCGCACCTTTCAGGCTATACGGATTTTCATCAATAAGGAGCTGGAAGATCTTGAAATAGGTTTGGCCGGGGCATACGCCAGCCTGGCACCTCATGGTCGCATGGTTGTAATCAGCTTTCATTCGCTGGAAGACCGCATTGTGAAGCAATTTTTTGCCTCCAAAGTGACCTTGCCGCAACCAGATCGCCGCTTGCCGATTCGCTCTGTTGATTTGCCGCAGCCAGAGATGAAGCTGATCAAAAAAATCAAACCCTCAGATGCAGAAGTCACGGCCAATCCCCGAGCACGCTCGGCTATTTTGCGTGTGGCAGAACGTTTGCCTGTGCATATTCTCGGCGGTGGAAAATGAGCGGGCGCTTAAATTTTTTGCTTGGCGCTGTGCTTATGATGTGTGCACTGTCTTTGATTAATTCCCAGTACCAGGCGCGTCGCTTATTTATCGAATTGGAGCGCGCACAAGCTGCCGCCAGGCAATACGAGTTGCAATGGACGCAGCTAAAACTGGATCAATCTACTTTTGGCAAGCATGCACGTATTGAAGAGAACGCCAGTAAAGAACTGAATATGGTGCCGGTCACGCCTGACCGTACACAATACTTGACTGCAGCGGGGCTGAAATGAGTCGCTCATCCGGCAGTTCACGTACTGCGGCAGCGAAAGGCGTTCCCTTTTCGTCTAGCCCATTATTGGTTGTTAAGTTACCAGTCTGGCGTTCGCGCTTAGTTTTATTTTTCTTATTTATCGCTTTCCTGGCATTGATGGCGCGCGCCCTGTGGTTGCAAGGGATGACGACAGAATTTTTACAAAAGCAGGGCGCCAGTCGTTACACCCGCACCTTGGAGTTGCCCGCAACTCGCGGCAGGATTACTGACAGAAGCGGCCAGGTATTGGCATCCTCTGTGCCAGTCAAAGCCGTATGGGCGATTCCTGATGATGTGTTGGAAGCGCCAAAAGAAAAATTACTTCAACTCGCCGGTTTGCTAGAAATGACCGAGGCTGAGTTACGTAAAAAACTAGATTCGGATCGTCAATTTGTATACCTCAAACGGCAAGTAGATGCCGACATCGCAGAAAAAATTGTCGCACTCGGTATTTCCGGTATAGAAACCCGTAAAGAATATAAGCGCTTTTATCCCGAGGGTGAAGTGATGGCGCATGTCGTCGGCTTTACTAATGTCGAAGATATAGGCCAAGAGGGAATAGAGCTGGCATCAGAAAGAAATCTGGCTGGTAAGACAGGAAATCGTCGTGTCATCAAAGATCGTCTGGGTCGTATCGTTGAAGATATCGAGGCGATTCGTGAGCCGCATGATGGCAAGGATTTGACTTTGTCTATTGATAGCAAAATTCAATACATCGCTTACACCCATCTAAAAGAAGCGATAGAAAAACATAAAGCTAAAGCGGGCGGTGCGGTTGTCTTGGATGCCAGGACGGGTGAGGTTCTAGCTTTAGTCAATCTGCCTTCCTATAACCCGAATGATCGTTCTGTGTTGACTGGTGCGCAATTGCGTAATCGGGTGATGACCGATACGTTTGAGCCTGGTTCTACGATGAAGCCGTTTACGATTGCGCTGGCGCTCGAGACTGGACGTGTTACGCCGGAGACGCAGATTCAGACTGCACCTGGTACCATGACGATTGGTGGTAGGACCATCGGTGATGCACATAAAGAAGGTATTTTGAGCGTCGCTCAAGTCATACAAAAATCATCGAATATCGGGACTGCAAAAATCGCTTTGCAAATGCCGCCACGAGAGATGTGGGAACTGTTCACTACAGTCGGTTTTGGGCAGCAACCAAAATTTGGTTTTCCGGGTGCGGTTGCCGGACGCTTGCGCAACTTTAAAACTTGGCGTCCGATCGAGCAGGCGACGATGAGTTACGGTCACGGTGTTTCTGTCTCATTAATTCAGATAGCGCGTGCCTACATGATTTTTGCCCGTAACGGCGACATCATTCCCTTGACCTTCCAGCGCTCAGAAGTATTGCCTGTGGCACATCGGGTGATTTCAGAAAAAACGGCACAACAAGTGCGTCTGATGATGGAATCGGTAACGGAGCCTGGCGGTACCGCAACGCAGGCGCGCATTGCCGGTTATCGGGTAGCTGGTAAAACTGGTACGGCTTACAAGATAGAAGGCGGTCACTACGTCAAAAAATATGTGGCTGACTTTGTTGGCTTTGCCCCGGTATCTAATCCCCGGGTGATTGTTGCAGTGATGGTAGATGAGCCAACAGCCGGTGGTCACTTTGGAGGTACGGTTGCTGCTCCGGTATTTGCTGCGATTACCGCCAATGTATTACGGTCGATGAATGTTTCCCCCGATTCTAATGTCACCAGCATCATTCCTGACAATAGCGTAGAGGAGAGCATGTAATGATCGACCATAAAGAATCCATGACAGAAATTTTACAATGGCTAAGACAGCTTCCTGCTGTAACGCCGCTTTCACAACTCAGTTCCGATTCGCGCGCGATTGCTGCGGGCGATGTATTTTTTGCTTTCCCAATCGCTGGTAGCTCTGGTGATGGGCGCCGGCATATTCAAGATGCGATTGCTAATGGTGCTGCTGCAGTGGTGTTTGAATCAGATGATTTTGAAGCAGAAAAGTTTGTTTGGGATGCGGCATGGCCAGTGCCGCACAAATCAATCCCGCAACTACAAGCCAAAGCGGGCGAGATTGCGCATGTCTGGTATGCACAGCCTGATCGTGACATGCTGACCGTTGCGGTGACCGGTACAAATGGCAAAACATCTTGCTCGCAATGGTTGGCAAAAGCCCTGTCCTTGACAGGAAAACCTAGTGCGGTTATCGGCACTTTAGGTGTTGGCAATTATAAAGACGGCGTACTACATAATTTGGTTGAAACAGGCTTTACAACGCCAGATGCGATTCAATTACAGCGTCGTCTTGCAGATTTGCGAGATACCGGCGCCAAGGCTCTGGCGATCGAAGCATCTTCAATTGGTTTGCATCAAGGTCGTTTAAATGGTCTGCATGTTGACGTTGCGTTGTTGACCAATTTGACCCGTGATCACCTTGATTACCATGGCGATATGGCGGCATATGCTGCTGCCAAAACCATGTTGTTTGATTGGCCGGATTTGGGCGTAGCAGTACTCAATCTGGATAATGCTTATGGCGTCCAGTTAGTACAACATCTCAAAACGACTCAGCAAAAAACAAAGGTATTAGCTTATAGCCTTGAGCATAAAGAGCATCATGATGCCGCAGTTATCTTTGCAAGTAATGTTCGCACGCAACACTCTGGTACCAGCTTCCATGTGGACTCCCCCTATGGTTCCGGTCTGGTAAAAACGCAAATGATAGGCCGCTTTAATGTAAGCAACATACTGGGTGTACTGAGTGTTTTGTTGGCGACGGGAGTTGTTTGGAGTAAGGCCGTTTCAGTTATTGAAAAACTGACTTCTGTTCCAGGGCGTATGCAACAGCTTGGTACGCCAGGTCATGTCATGGTGATCATCGACTATGCACATACTCCTGATGCTTTAGAAAAAACTATACAGACACTGCAACAAGTCGCGTCAGAGCGCCATGGCGGACTATGGTGTGTATTTGGTTGTGGTGGTGATCGTGACCCGGGCAAGCGTCCTCAAATGGGTAAGATCGCGCAACAGGCGCAGCATGTAGTGGTTACTAGTGATAATCCCCGTACAGAAAATCCCTCTCAAATCATTGCGCATATTTTGCAGGGCATGAGTGATAAGCCTCAGGTCATAGAGGATCGCGCAGCGGCGATCCTATTTGCGATTAAGCATGCGGGTAATAATGATGTGGTGCTGTTAGCGGGTAAGGGGCACGAAAGCTATCAAGATATTAATGGTAAAAAATGGCCGTTCTCTGATGAAGAACATGCATCGTTAGCATTAGCCACCGTTGCCACTAGCGGCAATATGAAGAGGGGCAACTGATGCGCGCGACTCTTCGCCAATTGCAAGCCGCTGTTAATGGCTCTCAATTCCATGCAGTTGGGTCTCAGGCAAATACAAGCTTAGCAATTGAAATTACTGGTTTAACGACGGATAGCCGTAAGGTCAAAGCCGGCGATTTATTTATTGCCTTGCGTGGTGAGCATTTTGATGCACATGATTTTTTGCACGATGTAGTTTCAAAAGGTGCAGCAGCAGTTGTAGTGGATCACTTGCCAGCAGATGTGAGTGGTTCTGAATTCAAAGTGCCAGCGCTAATCGTGCCAAATACACTGACGGCTTTGCAAGAAATTGGACGTTATTGGCGTCAACAATTTACCTTGCCTGTTATTGCCGTTACGGGTAGTAACGGTAAAACCACGGTTAAGGAAATGATCGCATCCATCCTTAATACCTATGTTGGAGCAGAACATAATCTTGCTACTAACGGTAATTTAAACAATGAAATTGGTGTGCCACTGACCGTTTTACGCTTGACCGAGACCCATCGTACAGCGGTGTTTGAACTAGGGATGAATCATCCTGGCGAGATCGCCGTGCTGGCATCTATTGCGCAAGCGACGGTTGCTCTGGTCAATAATGCCCAGCGCGAGCATCAAGAATTTATGCAAACTGTGCAAGCTGTGGCAGAAGAAAACGGTATGGTATTACGCCAACTTCCGGCTGATGGTGTCGCGGTATTTCCAGCAGATGATATGTATTCTGATTTATGGCGCAGTTACGCTACAGAGAGCGGACAGCGAAAAATTGTGAGCTTCGGCCTAAGCGAAGATGCCGATGTTAGTGCAACTTATGTAGCACAAACATTTGGCAGCAAATTGCAAATGCGTATTGGGACGAATCGTTTTACCGTCAATCTGGCCGCGGCTGGTATTCATAATGTACGCAATGCTTTAGCCGCAGCGGCTTGCTGCCATAGCATTGGTGTGCCGAACGATATTATTGCCCTAGGTTTGCAAGCGTTTCGCCCAGTCAATGGTCGCCTGCAAAATAAGCAGGCACACAACGGCGCCACGATTATCGACGACACTTATAACGCCAATCCAGACTCAGTACGCGCAGCGATTGCGGTGCTTGCGGGGCAAACCAACAAAAATAATGAAGACCATATTTTAGTCTTGGGTGATATGGGCGAGGTTGGCGACGAAGGTATTGCATTCCATGAAGAAATCGGTAACTACGCGCGCGAATCGGGCATTAGTAGCTTATTGACTCTTGGTGATCTGGCTAAGTATGTAGCTGACGTATTTGGCCGCGGGGCACAACATTTTGATGATGTTGACGCTTTATGCGCAACTTTAGATACGCTGATTCATCCTCATAGTACGGTCTTAATCAAGGGTTCTCGTTTCATGAAAATGGAAAGAGTCGTTGCGCATTTAACTAAACAACAAACTATAGGAAGTCACTAACATGTTGCTTTGGTTAGCAGAATTTTTTAAGCAAGATATCGGATTTTTACGAGTCTTTGGTTTTATTACTTTTCGTGCGGTATTCGCTACGCTGACAGCGATCTCTATTGGTATTTTTGCTGGTCCTGCCGTGATCCGCATGCTGACTCGTTTGAAGGTCGGACAAGCGGTTCGTACTGATGGTCCACAAACGCATTTAGTTAAATCGGGTACGCCAACTATGGGTGGTGTATTGATCCTAATTTCCATCGGTATTTCTACTTTGCTGTGGGCTGATCTGAGTAATCGCTTTGTTTGGATTGTTCTGATTGTCACTTTAGGTTTTGGTGCTATTGGCTGGGCTGATGATTATCGTAAGGTTGTTTATAAAGACCCAGAGGGCATGCGATCGAGAGAAAAATATTTCTGGCAGTCGTTGATCGGTATTGTCGCAGCGTTTTATCTCGCCTTTACGGTCTCTGCTCCGTCCAATACCAAAGTATTGGAATTGTTTGTCGCTTGGGTGCAATCAGGTTTTAGTATGGACTTGCCGCCAAAGGCTGATTTGATTGTGCCTTTCTTCAAATCTATCAGTTATCCCTTAGGTGTCTGGGGCTTTATAGGGCTGACTTATTGCGTGATTGTTGGTACTAGTAACGCCGTTAATTTTACTGATGGCTTAGATGGTCTGGCCATCATGCCCACCATCATGGTGGGTTCTGCTCTGGGTCTATTTGCCTATCTGACTGGTAACGTTGGTTATGCCAAATATCTGTTGATTCCGCATATCCCAGGCGCAGGTGAGCTATTGATTTTTTGCGGTGCAATGGCTGGTGCTGGTCTGGCTTTCTTATGGTTTAACGCACATCCCGCGCAGGTCTTTATGGGCGACGTTGGGGCGCTCGCGCTCGGTGGTGCACTCGGCACCGTCGCGGTGATCGTTCGTCAAGAAATTGTTTTGTTCATCATGGGCGGTATTTTTGTTGTTGAGACAGTGTCCGTCATGTTGCAAGTTGGGTATTTTAAATTTACTAAAAAGCGATATGGCGTTGGTCGCCGATTATTTCTAATGGCTCCCTTACACCATCATTTTGAACAAAAGGGCTGGAAAGAAACGCAGGTAGTTGTGCGCTTTTGGATCATTTCCATGATGTTGGTATTAGTTGGTTTGTCCTCACTGAAATTGCGATAAGTAAAATGGATTTTTCAGGCAAACATGTCTTGGTATTAGGCTTGGGCGAAACCGGGCTAGCAATGGCGCAGTGGCTGCTGCGCTGTGGCGCACGTTTGCGTGTTGCTGATACACGGACTGCCCCTGATCTTTTAGCTATATTGACTTCTTTATCTGCGTCGATCGAGTTTGTCGGTGGCGAATTTACGACCTCTTTATTAGAGTCTATTGATGTAGTTGCCGTTAGTCCCGGCTTGTCGCCTTTGCGTGAACTGGCAAGTTTGTTGCCAGAAGCGAAGCAGAAAAATATTCCGGTCTGGGGTGAGATTGAATTATTCGCGCAAGCCTTAGAGGCTTTGAAAGCGGAGCGTAATTACACACCGAAAATCATCGCGATTACAGGCACTAATGGCAAAACTACAGTCACTAGTTTAGTCGGTCAATTATGTGAACGTGCGGGTTTGACGACTAAGCTTGCTGGCAATATTAGTCCCGCGGTGCTCGATGTACTGCGAGAAGAATTAGAGAGAGAAGAGCTGTCGCACGAAGGATTGGAGTGTGGAAGCTTGCCTCAAGTATGGGTGCTGGAGTTGTCTAGTTTTCAGCTGCACACGACTTATAGTCTAAATGCTGATGTTGCGACGGTGCTGAATATCACGCAAGACCATCTGGACTGGCATGGGGATTTGGCAGCGTATTGCACGGACAAGGCACGTATTTTTGGCGCACAAACTTTACAAGTACTTAATCGTGATGATGCCTTGGTCATGGCCATGGCTAAGCCAGATAGTAACTTCATCACTTTTGGCGTAAATGCACCGCTACAAGCGAATGATCTGGGACTATTAAACGAGCATGGTATGACCTGGTTGGCAACCGCAATACCCGCTGAAGATGCGCCTGTACTTAGTCGTCGCAAGAAAAAAGAAGTGATAGATATCCCTGTAAGTATGTCGCGTCTGATGCCAGTCGATGCACTCAAAATACGTGGCCAACACAATGCAGCCAATGTATTAGCCGCATTAGCTTTATGTCGCGCTATCGGATTATCGTTTGCTCCTTTATTACATGGCGCACGTGAATATCAAGGTGAGCCACATCGGGTAGAGCTAGTTGCCAGCATTGCTGGTATCGATTATGTCGACGATAGCAAGGGTACGAATGTCGGCGCAACAGTCGCCGCGTTAAAAGGATTAGGCCAAGAACTACTTGTATCAAACGATCAGCAAAAACGCATTCTTTTGATCGCTGGCGGTGATGGCAAGGGCCAAGACTTTTCACCTTTGGCGAGTGTGATTGCGCAGTATGCCAAAGCCGTATTTTTGATCGGTAAAGATGCGGGCGAGATTCGTAATGCAGCTCAAATCAGTCAGGTAGATATGATTGATTACGCTAGCCTGGAACTGGCAGTGCAGGCCGCGTCTGAGCAGGCAGTAGAAGGCGATATTGTCTTGTTATCGCCCGCCTGTGCGAGCTTAGACATGTTCCGCAATTATGCGCATCGTGCAGATGTATTTATTGATGCGGTAAAAGAAATTGGTCTGGCACGCGGGGAGATATTCTGATGAAGCAAGCCATTTTGTCGCTGGGTAAGTGGCTGCCGTTTACGGCAGAGCCAGTTATTGCATCACATTTGGCCAAGCGTTCCAAGATGATGGAGTACGACCAGGCTTTAGTTTGGGTGACATTGATCTTGATGTTGTTCGGTATGGTGATGGTCTACTCTGCTTCAATTTCTTTGCCGGATTCACCTAAATATACTAATTATAAAAGCTATCATTTTTTACTGCGGCAGGCGATGTTTATCAGTGTCTCTTTAGTCGCTGGCTTATTTGTGTTTCGTATCAAGATCGCCACCTGGCAAAAGTGGGCACCTTATTTGTTTGTGGTCACTTTGATTTTGCTGGTAGCAGTGTTGGTACCTGGTTTAGGCAAAGGAGTGAATGGCGCTAAACGTTGGCTATCGTTCAAGGTATTCAATCTTCAGCCTTCAGAATTGATGAAGCTGTTTATTGTTTTGTATGCTGCCGATTACACAGTGCGCAAACAAGAATATATGCACAAACTCACCAAAGGATTTTTGCCAATGACAGCGGCGGTGGGTGTTGTCGGTTTGTTGTTATTGCTGGAGCCTGATCTTGGCGCCTTTGGTGTGATCGTCTGTATCGCCATGGGCATTTTATTTTTAGGTGGAATTAATATTGTTTGGTTTGGGGGTATTGCAGCTACCTTGGTTGGTATTTTTACTCTTGTGATCGTGCTGACTCCTTGGAGACGTGAGCGAAGCTTTGCTTATCTCAGTCCGTTTGATGAAGACCATGCACTGGGTAAAGCCTATCAATTAACACATTCGCTAATTGCATTTGGCCGCGGTGAATTATTTGGTGTCGGTTTGGGAGCAAGTGTCGAAAAGCTACATTACTTGCCAGAAGCACATACCGATTTTTTACTGGCAGTCATTGGCGAAGAATTGGGATTTGCTGGCGTACTAGTCGTGATTTTATTGTTCTACTGGATATTAAAACGGGCCTTTGAAATCGGTCGTCAGGCAATCGCATTGGATTTGACATTTGCTGGTTTAACCGCAAAGGGGATTGGTATCTGGATCGGCGTACAGGCATTCATTAATATGGGCGTCAATTTGGGCTTACTACCCACTAAGGGTTTAACTTTGCCTTTAATGAGTTATGGCGGTTCTGGTGTATTGATTAATTGTGTGGGCTTAGCGATATTGCTCAGAATAGATTATGAAAACCGGCTCCTGATGCGTGGGGGGCGGCTATGACACAAAAGAAACTCATGATCATGGCTGCTGGTACTGGGGGACATATTTTCCCGGGCTTAGCGATTGCGGAAACGATGAAAGCGCGTGGCTGGCAAGTCTCTTGGCTTGGTACTAGCAGTGGTATGGAAAACCAGATTGTTCCTCAGCACGGTGTGGCAATGGATACCATTACATTTACCGGTATGCGTGGCAAAGGCTTGATACATACATTCAGTGGCGCTTTTAAATTAGCCCTTAGTTTCTTTAGTTGCCTAAAAATTTTGGGGCAGCGACAACCCGACGTAGTCCTGGGTATGGGTGGTTATGTGACCGTCCCAGGCGGTGTGATGGCGGCCTTGCGTGGCAAACCAGTCGTGCTCATGAATGCTGACTCTGCCTTGTTATTGTCGAATAAATTATTGCGCCCTTTAGCTAAACGCGTGCTATTCGGTTTGCCGTCTAGCGGTCTCGTTAATCATAATAAAGCTCAGGTCACTGGCAATCCTATACGTACTGAAATCTGTATTCTGCCAGAACCTGCGAAGCGTTATATAACAAGGACAGGACCATTAAAAATATTAGTCGTCGGCGGTAGCCTTGGCGCACAAGCCTTAAACACAAATTTACCTGCCGCATTGGCACTGATCCCAGAACAAGACCGTCCATTAGTTACGCACCAATCGGGAAAAAAACATATTGATGCTTTACGTGCAAGCTATGCCACGTATGGTGTACGAGCAGAAGTATTGGATTTTATTGATGATATGCCGCGTCGATATGCTGATGCTGATCTGGTTATTTGCCGAGCTGGTGCAATCACCATATCGGAACTGACAGCAGCTGGTGTTGCTAGTATTTTAGTGCCGTTCGTTGCGTCCAGTACGTCACATCAGAAGGACAATGCACAATGGATGGCGCAGCAGAAAGCGGCAGTTTATTTACCGCAGCGCGAATTAAATCCAGCTGACTTAGCGGCAAAGTTACAAAGCATCACGAGAGAACAATGTTTGGCGATGGCTGAGACTGCTTATAGTTTAGGTCAACGTCAAGCTAATGAAACTATTGCAAAAGTATTAGAGCAGTTAGCCTGAAAAAATATGAAACATAAAGTCAAACACATTCATTTTGTCGGTATCGGTGGCTCCGGAATGAGCGGTATTGCCGAGGTCTTACTTAATCTGGGCTACACGATTTCTGGTTCGGATTTAGGTAGTAACGCGGCTTCACAAAGATTAGCCAGTCTGGGCGCAAAAGTGATGCTTGGACACGCAGCAGACAATATTGCGGGGGCCGATGCAATCGTCACTTCCACTGCGGTCAAAGCGGATAATCCTGAAGTTGTTGCCGCACGAGAAAAGCATATACCTATCGTTCCAAGAGCATTAATGCTGGCCGAGTTAATGCGTTTAAAAAGCGGTATCGCAATTGCAGGCACTCACGGCAAGACTACTACGACAAGTCTCGTTGCCAGTATTCTGGCTGAAGGTGGTTTTGATCCAACGTTTGTTATTGGCGGTCGTTTAAATAGTGCCGGTGCTAATGCCAAGCTCGGTAGTGGTGATTTTATTGTGGCA of the Undibacterium sp. 5I1 genome contains:
- the mraZ gene encoding division/cell wall cluster transcriptional repressor MraZ — protein: MFQGASSLNLDAKGRMTVPARHRDALSLQCEGRITLTRHPDGCLLLFPRPTWEAHREKIAAWPIQARDWKRIFLGNASDVEMDGAGRILVAPELRTAVNMQRDVMLLGMGTHFEIWDAARLAENETKAIASGAPDALSNFSF
- the rsmH gene encoding 16S rRNA (cytosine(1402)-N(4))-methyltransferase RsmH, translated to MTLTLAEDYKHQTVLLDEAVEALDLTGERAAAVIVDGTFGRGGHSRKILQHLNSSGRLIAFDKDTQAIASAQQIIDPRFEIVHDSFATMAEALQERDVRQVDGILMDLGISSPQVDDASRGFSFRADGPLDMRMDTTRGISAAEWLATEDEQIIREVIKNYGEERFAFQIAKAIVARRAVQSISSTRQLAEIVANTVKTREKGKDPATRTFQAIRIFINKELEDLEIGLAGAYASLAPHGRMVVISFHSLEDRIVKQFFASKVTLPQPDRRLPIRSVDLPQPEMKLIKKIKPSDAEVTANPRARSAILRVAERLPVHILGGGK
- the ftsL gene encoding cell division protein FtsL, producing the protein MSGRLNFLLGAVLMMCALSLINSQYQARRLFIELERAQAAARQYELQWTQLKLDQSTFGKHARIEENASKELNMVPVTPDRTQYLTAAGLK
- a CDS encoding penicillin-binding protein 2, which translates into the protein MSRSSGSSRTAAAKGVPFSSSPLLVVKLPVWRSRLVLFFLFIAFLALMARALWLQGMTTEFLQKQGASRYTRTLELPATRGRITDRSGQVLASSVPVKAVWAIPDDVLEAPKEKLLQLAGLLEMTEAELRKKLDSDRQFVYLKRQVDADIAEKIVALGISGIETRKEYKRFYPEGEVMAHVVGFTNVEDIGQEGIELASERNLAGKTGNRRVIKDRLGRIVEDIEAIREPHDGKDLTLSIDSKIQYIAYTHLKEAIEKHKAKAGGAVVLDARTGEVLALVNLPSYNPNDRSVLTGAQLRNRVMTDTFEPGSTMKPFTIALALETGRVTPETQIQTAPGTMTIGGRTIGDAHKEGILSVAQVIQKSSNIGTAKIALQMPPREMWELFTTVGFGQQPKFGFPGAVAGRLRNFKTWRPIEQATMSYGHGVSVSLIQIARAYMIFARNGDIIPLTFQRSEVLPVAHRVISEKTAQQVRLMMESVTEPGGTATQARIAGYRVAGKTGTAYKIEGGHYVKKYVADFVGFAPVSNPRVIVAVMVDEPTAGGHFGGTVAAPVFAAITANVLRSMNVSPDSNVTSIIPDNSVEESM
- a CDS encoding UDP-N-acetylmuramoyl-L-alanyl-D-glutamate--2,6-diaminopimelate ligase; the encoded protein is MIDHKESMTEILQWLRQLPAVTPLSQLSSDSRAIAAGDVFFAFPIAGSSGDGRRHIQDAIANGAAAVVFESDDFEAEKFVWDAAWPVPHKSIPQLQAKAGEIAHVWYAQPDRDMLTVAVTGTNGKTSCSQWLAKALSLTGKPSAVIGTLGVGNYKDGVLHNLVETGFTTPDAIQLQRRLADLRDTGAKALAIEASSIGLHQGRLNGLHVDVALLTNLTRDHLDYHGDMAAYAAAKTMLFDWPDLGVAVLNLDNAYGVQLVQHLKTTQQKTKVLAYSLEHKEHHDAAVIFASNVRTQHSGTSFHVDSPYGSGLVKTQMIGRFNVSNILGVLSVLLATGVVWSKAVSVIEKLTSVPGRMQQLGTPGHVMVIIDYAHTPDALEKTIQTLQQVASERHGGLWCVFGCGGDRDPGKRPQMGKIAQQAQHVVVTSDNPRTENPSQIIAHILQGMSDKPQVIEDRAAAILFAIKHAGNNDVVLLAGKGHESYQDINGKKWPFSDEEHASLALATVATSGNMKRGN
- a CDS encoding UDP-N-acetylmuramoyl-tripeptide--D-alanyl-D-alanine ligase; translation: MRATLRQLQAAVNGSQFHAVGSQANTSLAIEITGLTTDSRKVKAGDLFIALRGEHFDAHDFLHDVVSKGAAAVVVDHLPADVSGSEFKVPALIVPNTLTALQEIGRYWRQQFTLPVIAVTGSNGKTTVKEMIASILNTYVGAEHNLATNGNLNNEIGVPLTVLRLTETHRTAVFELGMNHPGEIAVLASIAQATVALVNNAQREHQEFMQTVQAVAEENGMVLRQLPADGVAVFPADDMYSDLWRSYATESGQRKIVSFGLSEDADVSATYVAQTFGSKLQMRIGTNRFTVNLAAAGIHNVRNALAAAACCHSIGVPNDIIALGLQAFRPVNGRLQNKQAHNGATIIDDTYNANPDSVRAAIAVLAGQTNKNNEDHILVLGDMGEVGDEGIAFHEEIGNYARESGISSLLTLGDLAKYVADVFGRGAQHFDDVDALCATLDTLIHPHSTVLIKGSRFMKMERVVAHLTKQQTIGSH
- the mraY gene encoding phospho-N-acetylmuramoyl-pentapeptide-transferase — its product is MLLWLAEFFKQDIGFLRVFGFITFRAVFATLTAISIGIFAGPAVIRMLTRLKVGQAVRTDGPQTHLVKSGTPTMGGVLILISIGISTLLWADLSNRFVWIVLIVTLGFGAIGWADDYRKVVYKDPEGMRSREKYFWQSLIGIVAAFYLAFTVSAPSNTKVLELFVAWVQSGFSMDLPPKADLIVPFFKSISYPLGVWGFIGLTYCVIVGTSNAVNFTDGLDGLAIMPTIMVGSALGLFAYLTGNVGYAKYLLIPHIPGAGELLIFCGAMAGAGLAFLWFNAHPAQVFMGDVGALALGGALGTVAVIVRQEIVLFIMGGIFVVETVSVMLQVGYFKFTKKRYGVGRRLFLMAPLHHHFEQKGWKETQVVVRFWIISMMLVLVGLSSLKLR